The genome window TTTTTTCCACACTATTTATGATTTCTTTTAAAGTATATTCGCTTGGATTTTTAACAAGCATAAACCCACCTTTAGCCCCTTTGTAGGATTTTAAAAGCGAATCTTTAGCAAGCGCTTGCAAGATTTTAGCCAAAAAACTTTTTGGTATATCTAAAACATTTGACATTGTATCCACATCTTGTGGTTCTTGAGAATTGGCTATATGTATCAAAGACAACAAAGCGTATTCGCTAGCTTTTGTAAATAACACTTTTTTCCTTTCTAAATATATAAAGTATAATTATTATGACTATGATAAAAATTTTTATTATATCAAAAATAAGTCTTCTTCGGTATTAAATTTCTTATATTTTAAAATTCAGCATTTTTTTTGTTTTTTTCGTTATAATTACATCTTTTAATTTTAAATACCGCTCAGGAGGTCTATTATGGCTTTAGATTCGGCTAAAAAAGCAGAAATTGTTGCAAAATTTGCTAGAAAAGAAGGAGATACAGGTTCTCCAGAAGTTCAAATCGCTCTTTTAAGTGCGAGAATTTCAGATTTAACAGAACATTTAAAAATCTATAAAAAAGATTTTTCTTCTCGTTTAGGACTTTTAAAGCTTGTTGGTCAAAGAAAAAGACTTTTATCTTATCTAAAAAGAAAAGATTATCAAGCTTACACTAAATTAATTAGCGAATTAAACCTAAGAGATAAATAAGCCTAGTGCTTATTTATCCTGCAAAACACCTTCCATTATTTTTACTTTTTTCTTAATTTAAGTTTTCTTTTTTTGGTATTTTATTCACAAGAGTTTCACAGTGTGAATTTAAGCTCAAACTACCTAAAAATAGCACTTTAAGTTTTAAATTAAAAAATATTTTTCACATTTAAATTTATTGATTTTTAATGTTTTTTCACTTTTGCGATAAAAAAGCCATCAGCATAATCATCAGGTAAAACCCTTTTAGCAAAAGATAAATCA of Campylobacter sp. 2014D-0216 contains these proteins:
- a CDS encoding Rrf2 family transcriptional regulator yields the protein MLFTKASEYALLSLIHIANSQEPQDVDTMSNVLDIPKSFLAKILQALAKDSLLKSYKGAKGGFMLVKNPSEYTLKEIINSVEKKSINVFECSNGVCPSQKEENCKIMPVLVKLQNKIDDFLISITLEDIIQNNG
- the rpsO gene encoding 30S ribosomal protein S15, coding for MALDSAKKAEIVAKFARKEGDTGSPEVQIALLSARISDLTEHLKIYKKDFSSRLGLLKLVGQRKRLLSYLKRKDYQAYTKLISELNLRDK